In Turicibacter sanguinis, a genomic segment contains:
- a CDS encoding cold-shock protein, whose product MNTGTVKWFNAEKGFGFISVEGGEDVFVHYSAITGEGFKTLEEGQKVSFDIVEGNRGAQASNVVKL is encoded by the coding sequence ATGAATACAGGTACAGTTAAATGGTTTAATGCAGAAAAAGGATTTGGATTCATTTCAGTTGAAGGTGGAGAAGACGTATTCGTTCATTACTCTGCAATCACTGGTGAAGGATTTAAAACATTAGAAGAAGGACAAAAAGTGTCTTTTGATATCGTTGAAGGAAACCGTGGAGCTCAAGCTTCTAACGTAGTAAAATTATAA